A part of Vulpes vulpes isolate BD-2025 chromosome 15, VulVul3, whole genome shotgun sequence genomic DNA contains:
- the SON gene encoding protein SON isoform X3 — protein MATNIEQIFRSFVVSKFREIQQELSSGRSEGQLNGETNTPNEGNQAGDAAASARSLPNEEIVQKIEEVLSGVLDTELRYKPDLKEASRKSRCVSVQTDPTDEIPTKKSKKHKKHKNKKKKKKKEKEKKYKRQPEESESKVKSHHDGNIDLESDSFLKFDSEPSAMALEHPVRAFGLSETSESPAVVLEPPVVSMEVSEPHTLETLKPATKTAELSVASTSVISVQSEQSVALTLEPSMTKILDSFTTAPVPTTTVVLKSPEPVVTMSMEYQMKPVLKSLETIPPEQSQIILEPPVAKGLESSETLVVSPEIPTEVHPEPSTSTVDFPESSATEGLPLPEQPIEVPSEIADSSMTRPQELLELPKTTALELPESSVASVMELPGPPATSKPELQGPPVTPVLELPGPSATPLPELPGPLSTPVPELLGPPATAVPELPGPSATSVPQLSQELPGLPAPSVGLEPPQEVPEPPVMAQELPGLPAVTAAVELPGQPAVTVAMELTEQPVTTSELEQPVGMTTVEHPGPPEVTTATGLLGQPEAAMVLELPGQPVATTALELPGQPSVTGVPELPGLPSATRALELSGQPVATGALELPGQLMATGALEFSGQSGAAGALELLGQPLATGVLELPGQPGAPELPGQPVATVALEISVQSVVTTELSTMTVSQSLEVPSTTALESYNTVAQELPTTLVGETSVTVGVDPLMAQESHMLASNTMETHMLASNTMDSQMLASNTMDSQMLASNTMDSQMLASSTMDSQMLATSSMDSQMLATSSMDSQMLATSSMDSQMLATSSMDSQMLATSSMDSQMLATSSMDSQMLATSSMDSQMLATSTMDSQMLATSTMDSQMLATSSMDSQMLASGTMDSQMLASGTMDAQMLASGTMDAQMLASSTQDSSMLGSKSPDPYRLAQDPYRLAQDPYRLGHDPYRLGHDAYRLGQDPYRLGHDPYRLTPDPYRMSPRPYRIAPRSYRIAPRPYRLAPRPLMLASRRSMMMSYAAERSMMSSYERSMMSYERSMMSPMAERSMMSAYERSMMSAYERSMMSPMAERSMMSAYERSMMSAYERSMMSPMADRSMMSMGADRSMMSSYSAADRSMMSSYSAADRSMMSSYTADRSMMSMAADSYTDSYTDTYTEAYMVPPLPPEEPPTMPPLPPEEPPMTPPLPPEEPPEGPALPTEQSALTAENTWPTEVPALPPEESVSLSEPSVSQSEMSEPSALPANYSVSASDPSVLASEAAVTVPEPPLEPESSVTATPVESAVVAEEHQIVPERAVTYMVSETPIMSAEPTVLTSEPSVMSETAETFDSMKASGHVASEVSLSLLEPAATNPEPSQNTLELPAMTVSELPAVAVPQPPTVTVPEPPTVAVLETPAVAIPDPIAVAVSDPVAVAVPDPPVEAVPETLALAESEHVTIPVPVSALEPTVPVLEPVVSVPQPNTVVSEPSVSVQESTVIISEPAVTVSEQTQVIPDEMVLESTPMILEPTVIKGVNILPGDQNLAPEIGIQEIPMHSDEEPHAEGHLKNDPYESENGTNIELNVNNHLVAKEMEQNTVSAASTGAVDEIGEGNILSISETKQCTVLDTCSSVSEADGGTLSSAGPLALEPDAMGTSKGIEFATESALSSVNKYDVEVSLTTQDTEHDMIISTSPSGGSEADIEGPLPAKDIHLDLPSNNFMSKDAEGPLPIKECDQTLAVALSPKESSGEDKEVTLPTKEILSDSGFSANIDDINEADLVRPLLPKDMERLTSLRAGIEGPLLASEVERDKSAASPVVISIPERASESSSEEKDDYEIFVKVKDTHEKSKKNKNRDKGEKEKKRDSSLRSRSKRSKSSEHKSRKRTSESRSRARKRSSKSKSHRSQTRSRSRSRRRRRSSRSRSKSRGRRSVSKEKRKRSPKHRSKSRERKRKRSSSRDNRKTVRARSRTPSRRSRSHTPSRRRRSRSVGRRSFSISPSRRSRTPSRRSRTPSRRSRTPSRRSRTPSRRSRTPSRRSRTPSRRRRSRSVVRRRSFSISPVRLRRSRTPLRRRFSRSPIRRKRSRSSERGRSPKRLTDLNKAQLLEIAKANAAAMCAKAGVPLPPNLKPAPPPTIEEKVAKKSGGATIEELTEKCKQIAQSKEDDDVIVNKPHVSDEEEEEPPFYHHPFKLSEPKPIFFNLNIAAAKPTPPKSQVTLTKEFPVSSGSQHRKKEADSVYGEWVPVEKNGEENKDDDNVFSSNLPSEGRVKRQGRVRRQMKQPAASHLTVTRCNSLCGTKPQSEKHRIAENSVITSLPNIGPSLHLWEGSPRYNYLASRFASRLYSSRFWW, from the exons ATGGCGACCAACATCGAGCAGATTTTTAGGTCTTTCGTGGTCAGTAAATTCCGGGAAATTCAACAGGAGCTTTCCAG TGGAAGGAGTGAAGGCCAGCTCAATGGTGAAACAAATACACCTAATGAAGGAAACCAGGCAGGTGATGCAGCTGCCTCTGCCAGGAGCCTCCCAAATGAAGAAATAGTTCAGAAGATAGAGGAAGTACTTTCTGGGGTCTTAGATACAGAACTACGATATAAGCCAG ACCTGAAGGAGGCCTCCAGAAAAAGTAGATGTGTGTCTGTACAAACAGATCCTACTGATGAAATTCCCACCAAAAAGTCAAAGAAgcataaaaagcacaaaaataaaaagaagaaaaagaagaaagaaaaggaaaaaaagtataaaagacagCCAGAAGAATCTGAGTCAAAGGTGAAATCACATCATGATGGGAACATAGATTTAGAATCAGATTCCTTTTTGAAGTTTGATTCTGAACCTTCAGCGATGGCACTGGAGCATCCTGTAAGAGCTTTTGGCCTTTCTGAGACCAGTGAATCTCCTGCAGTTGTGTTAGAGCCTCCTGTGGTGTCCATGGAGGTATCAGAGCCACACACCTTAGAAACTCTGAAGCCAGCTACAAAAACTGCAGAACTGTCAGTTGCATCAACATCAGTAATTTCAGTGCAGTCAGAGCAGTCTGTGGCACTCACGCTGGAACCATCCATGACAAAGATTCTGGATTCTTTTACAACGGCACCAGTGCCTACTACAACAGTAGTGCTAAAGTCACCTGAGCCAGTTGTAACAATGTCAATGGAGTATCAGATGAAGCCTGTGCTGAAATCTTTGGAGACCATACCTCCAGAGCAGTCACAGATCATATTAGAACCTCCAGTAGCAAAAGGGCTAGAGTCATCGGAAACCCTTGTGGTATCGCCTGAGATACCTACTGAGGTACATCCTGAGCCAAGCACATCAACAGTGGATTTTCCAGAGTCGTCTGCAACTGAAGGGCTCCCATTGCCAGAGCAGCCTATAGAAGTACCATCGGAGATTGCAGATTCATCCATGACAAGACCACAGGAGTTGCTGGAGCTGCCCAAGACCACGGCGTTGGAGCTGCCGGAGTCGTCGGTGGCCTCAGTGATGGAGTTGCCGGGGCCACCTGCGACCTCCAAGCCGGAGTTGCAGGGGCCCCCTGTGACTCCAGTGCTGGAGTTACCCGGGCCCTCTGCTACCCCATTGCCAGAGTTGCCAGGCCCCCTTTCTACCCCAGTGCCTGAGTTGCTAGGGCCCCCTGCGACAGCAGTGCCTGAGTTGCCGGGGCCCTCAGCGACATCAGTGCCACAGTTGTCGCAGGAATTGCCAGGGCTTCCAGCACCATCCGTGGGGTTGGAGCCACCACAGGAGGTACCAGAGCCACCTGTGATGGCACAGGAGTTGCCAGGGCTGCCTGCGGTGACAGCAGCAGTAGAGTTGCCAGGGCAGCCTGCGGTAACAGTAGCAATGGAGTTGACCGAACAACCTGTGACGACGTCAGAGTTGGAGCAGCCTGTGGGGATGACAACGGTGGAACATCCTGGGCCGCCTGAGGTGACAACGGCAACAGGGTTGCTGGGGCAGCCTGAGGCAGCAATGGTGCTGGAGTTGCCAGGACAGCCAGTGGCAACGACAGCGCTGGAGTTGCCAGGGCAGCCTTCGGTGACTGGGGTGCCAGAGTTGCCAGGGCTGCCTTCGGCAACTAGGGCACTGGAGTTGTCAGGGCAGCCTGTGGCAACTGGGGCACTGGAGTTGCCTGGGCAGCTCATGGCAACTGGGGCACTGGAGTTCTCGGGGCAGTCTGGGGCAGCTGGAGCACTGGAGCTTTTGGGGCAGCCTCTGGCAACAGGGGTGCTGGAGttgccagggcagcctggggcacCAGAGTTGCCTGGGCAGCCTGTGGCAACTGTGGCGCTGGAGATCTCTGTTCAGTCTGTGGTGACAACGGAGCTGTCAACGATGACCGTGTCGCAGTCCCTGGAGGTGCCCTCGACGACAGCGCTGGAGTCCTATAATACGGTAGCACAGGAGCTGCCTACTACATTAGTGGGGGAGACTTCTGTAACAGTAGGAGTGGATCCCTTGATGGCCCAGGAATCCCATATGTTAGCTTCTAACACCATGGAGACCCATATGTTAGCGTCCAACACCATGGATTCCCAAATGCTAGCGTCCAACACCATGGATTCCCAGATGCTAGCGTCCAACACTATGGATTCCCAGATGTTAGCCTCTAGCACCATGGACTCCCAGATGTTAGCAACTAGCTCCATGGACTCCCAGATGTTAGCAACTAGCTCCATGGACTCCCAGATGTTAGCAACCAGCTCCATGGACTCTCAGATGTTAGCAACCAGCTCCATGGACTCCCAGATGTTAGCAACCAGTTCCATGGACTCTCAGATGTTAGCAACCAGTTCCATGGACTCCCAGATGTTAGCAACCAGCTCCATGGACTCCCAGATGTTAGCAACCAGCACCATGGATTCCCAGATGTTAGCAACCAGCACTATGGACTCCCAGATGTTAGCTACTAGCTCTATGGATTCTCAGATGTTAGCATCAGGCACTATGGACTCTCAAATGTTAGCCTCCGGCACCATGGATGCTCAGATGTTGGCATCAGGTACCATGGATGCCCAGATGTTAGCATCTAGTACCCAAGATTCTTCTATGTTGGGTTCAAAATCTCCCGATCCCTACAGGTTAGCTCAGGATCCTTACAGGTTAGCTCAGGATCCCTATAGGTTAGGTCATGACCCTTACAGATTAGGTCATGATGCTTACAGATTAGGGCAAGATCCCTATAGATTAGGCCATGATCCCTACAGACTAACTCCTGATCCCTATAGGATGTCACCTAGACCCTATAGGATAGCACCCAGGTCTTATAGAATAGCCCCCAGGCCATATAGGTTAGCACCAAGACCCCTGATGTTGGCATCTAGACGTTCTATGATGATGTCCTATGCTGCAGAACGTTCCATGATGTCATCTTACGAACGCTCCATGATGTCCTATGAGCGGTCTATGATGTCCCCTATGGCTGAGCGCTCTATGATGTCAGCTTATGAGCGCTCTATGATGTCAGCCTATGAGCGCTCTATGATGTCCCCTATGGCTGAGCGTTCTATGATGTCCGCTTACGAACGCTCTATGATGTCAGCTTACGAGCGCTCCATGATGTCCCCAATGGCTGACCGATCTATGATGTCCATGGGTGCCGACCGGTCTATGATGTCGTCCTACTCTGCTGCTGACCGGTCTATGATGTCATCGTACTCTGCAGCTGACCGATCTATGATGTCATCTTACACTGCTGATCGTTCAATGATGTCTATGGCAGCTGATTCTTACACCGATTCTTATACTGATACATACACGGAGGCATATATGGTGCCACCTTTGCCTCCTGAAGAGCCTCCAACAATGCCACCATTACCACCTGAGGAGCCACCAATGACACCACCATTGCCTCCTGAGGAACCACCAGAGGGTCCAGCATTACCTACTGAGCAGTCAGCATTAACCGCTGAAAATACTTGGCCTACTGAGGTGCCAGCATTACCTCCTGAAGAGTCTGTGTCGCTGTCTGAACCTTCTGTGAGTCAAAGTGAGATGTCAGAGCCTTCGGCATTGCCTGCTAATTATTCAGTGTCAGCATCAGATCCTTCAGTGTTAGCATCAGAGGCTGCTGTGACTGTTCCAGAACCACCGTTAGAGCCAGAGTCTTCGGTTACAGCAACACCTGTAGAGTCTGCTGTAGTAGCAGAAGAACATCAAATTGTTCCAGAGAGAGCAGTGACTTACATGGTATCTGAAACTCCCATAATGTCAGCTGAACCAACTGTATTAACATCAGAGCCTTCAGTTATGTCTGAGACAGCAGAAACTTTTGATTCCATGAAAGCTTCAGGACATGTTGCCTCAgaggtatctctctctctcctggagccAGCTGCAACTAATCCGGAGCCATCACAGAACACTCTAGAGCTGCCAGCCATGACTGTTTCAGAGCTACCAGCTGTGGCTGTCCCACAGCCACCAACTGTGACTGTTCCAGAGCCCCCAACTGTGGCTGTCTTGGAGACCCCAGCTGTGGCTATCCCAGATCCAATAGCTGTGGCTGTCTCTGACCCAGTAGCTGTGGCTGTTCCAGATCCACCTGTTGAAGCTGTCCCAGAGACCTTGGCCTTGGCTGAATCAGAGCATGTTACCATTCCTGTGCCAGTTTCTGCCCTGGAGCCTACTGTGCCTGTACTGGAACCAGTAGTGTCAGTCCCTCAGCCTAATACAGTTGTATCAGAACCATCTGTTTCTGTCCAAGAATCCACTGTGATAATTTCAGAGCCTGCTGTCACTGTCTCAGAACAGACCCAAGTAATACCAGATGAGATGGTTTTAGAGTCTACACCAATGATACTGGAGCCGACTGTTATAAAAGGAGTGAATATATTACCTGGGGATCAAAATCTTGCTCCAGAGATTGGCATACAGGAGATTCCCATGCATTCAGATGAAGAGCCACATGCTGAAGGACACCTGAAGAATGACCCTTATGAAAGTGAAAATGGTACAAATATAGAACTTAATGTAAATAATCACTTAGTTGCTAAAGAGATGGAACAAAATACAGTGTCTGCTGCCAGCACTGGTGCTGTTGATGAAATTGGTGAAGGGAATATTTTGTCCATCAGTGAGACTAAACAATGCACAGTATTGGATACCTGCTCTAGTGTTAGTGAAGCTGATGGAGGAACTCTATCTTCTGCTGGTCCCCTTGCTCTTGAACCTGATGCAATGGGAACTAGTAAGGGTATTGAATTTGCCACAGAATCTGCTCTCAGTTCAGTTAATAAATATGATGTTGAAGTATCCTTAACTACTCAAGATACTGAACATGACATGATAATTTCCACTAGTCCTAGTGGTGGTAGTGAAGCTGACATAGAGGGACCTTTGCCTGCTAAGGACATTCATCTTGATTTACCATCAAATAACTTTATGAGTAAGGATGCAGAAGGACCATTGCCTATAAAAGAGTGTGACCAGACATTGGCAGTTGCTCTCAGTCCTAAAGAAAGTAGTGGAGAAGATAAAGAAGTAACTCTCCCTACTAAAGAGATACTGTCGGATTCAGGATTTTCTGCTAATATTGATGATATTAATGAAGCAGATTTAGTGAGACCATTACTTCCTAAGGATATGGAACGTCTTACAAGCCTTAGAGCTGGTATTGAAGGACCTTTACTTGCAAGTGAGGTTGAACGTGACAAATCTGCTGCCAGTCCGGTTGTAATCAGTATACCAGAGAGAGCTTCAGAGTCTTCCTCAGAGGAAAAAGATGATTATGAAATTTTTGTAAAAGTTAAGGACACACatgagaaaagtaagaaaaacaagaaccgggacaaaggtgagaaagagaagaaaagagactcTTCATTAAGATCTCGAAGTAAGCGTTCCAAGTCTTCTGAACATAAATCACGCAAGCGTACCAGCGAATCTCGTTCTAGGGCAAGGAAGAGATCATCTAAGTCCAAGTCTCATCGTTCTCAAACACGTTCAAGGTCCCGTTCAAGacgcaggaggaggagcagcagatcAAGGTCAAAGTCCAGAGGAAGGCGCTCTGTATCAAAAGAGAAGCGTAAAAGATCTCCAAAGCACAGGTCGAAGtccagggaaagaaaaagaaaaagatcaagttCTAGGGATAACCGGAAAACAGTTAGAGCTCGCAGTCGCACCCCAAGTCGTCGGAGTCGGAGTCACACTCCCAGTCGCCGAAGAAGATCTAGAtctgtggggaggaggagcttTAGTATTTCCCCGAGTCGCCGGAGCCGCACCCCGAGCCGCCGAAGCCGCACCCCAAGCCGCCGGAGCCGAACCCCAAGCCGCCGGAGCCGCACCCCAAGCCGCCGAAGCCGCACCCCGAGCCGCCGAAGCCGCACCCCGAGCCGCCGGAGAAGATCAAGGTCTGTGGTAAGGAGACGAAGCTTTAGTATCTCACCAGTAAGATTAAGGAGATCACGAACACCCTTGAGAAGAAGGTTCAGCAGATCTCCCATCCGTCGTAAACGATCCAGGTCTTCTGAAAGAGGCAGATCACCTAAACGTCTGACAGATTTGA ATAAGGCTCAATTACTTGAAATAGCCAAAGCTAATGCAGCTGCCATGTGTGCTAAGGCTGGTGTTCCTTTACCGCCAAACCTAAAGCCTGCACCTCCACCCACAATAGAAGAGAAAGTTGCTAAAAAATCAGGAGGAGCTACTATAGAAGAACTAACTGAG aaatgcaaacAGATCGCACAGAGTAAAGAAGATG